Part of the Zingiber officinale cultivar Zhangliang chromosome 6A, Zo_v1.1, whole genome shotgun sequence genome, GACCATGCCCCTGAGGGCAACTTCCAGATAGTTTAAGCTTGTGAGGTAAGTGGCCAATCAATCAAAATTAACATGCATCAATCCGATTGGATATGCATATGTACGAGGGCATATGGAATAATGTAAATCTGTACATGCATGCAGGTGGTCTCTAACTATTTTTTAGAACTGAAATATACAATGACAAATTAGATAGGTAGGTAGGTAGGTAGGTAGatagatagagagagagagagagagagagagaggggcatCAACAGTTTGAATTAACACGCTTGACAAGAAATAGGCAAACCTcacaaacttttctttttgacCATCCATGTATTGAGCTTTCTGTCCAGAATCAAACATCTTAACTATCTTGCACCAAAGAGATTACAAAATAAAATCTATGTTCTACCCTCCACAGAAATACTGTAATCCAGGAATCAGCTGAACATCATCAGGGAAACATAGCTCCTACAAGGAACAGCGATTATAATTGTCAACAGAATGCATATATCATAAAGCAACTAAAAAATTCACAATTTCCAGAATATTTCAGATACAGTTGCAGCAATTGACAGAGTAATCCTCATGGTTAACCTATTTCAATATTCATATATATTAATGATAGATTTCCAACATGAAAGGCGAAAACTCATGCAAAAAAAATCAGACCATGGCTCATTGGAGCAAATAATAGATTGTAGATGATCATGTAGAGTTCAAAGTACTACAATCTATGGTCTACAATGGTGAGACTAGGTTTTGTGATGATGCTAAAGATCAATTTTAAACTGACCATGGCTTAGAGcatgccaaagttgaagtttttAAGCTCAGGTAGGAACCTACCTGTCATATTAGCTCCTATATCCTGTGGAATGGATATGCAATTAACCCAGCAAAACTATGATCAAGAATGTAGTTTATTTAACTCATAAAACAACCAACAAGCCACAACAAAATGAGTAAAGCCAAAGGCATAgagaaacaaaaataataacTTGAAGCGACAAGATCAAGTCCCAAACCAAGATCTAACCTAGAGTTGAAGCATCGGCACGAACATCTAATTGCAGAAAGGGATATCGTAATAAGGTCAAGATCCAGATGCGATGCTAACCTCGAGCGGATTTACAAGGAAATAAAGAATTCTGGATCTCCACAAGATAGGAAACTTCTCCCAGGTTCCTCCGGCGATTAGTGGATTAGCACCCACGGCGAACAGAAACGGAGAAGCGATGACGGTGAAGGCAGACAGCAGCAGTGGAAGACAACTAGACGTTTATTCCCAATTTGAACCGGTCAGTGGAAGCCTCATTCCAATTACTCTCCACGCGTCCTTCTCTCCCTCCAAAGACTTCTATGGGACTCACTTCCATCACTCAATCTTCACTCGATAGATTTCGAGTTATTCACCGTTGGATATCCATCCATCGCGAATCCCTACCGTCCAACTCCAGATAACCATCTCTCCTCCGCTTCCTCCTCGCTTTCGCCGAAGAAAGAAGCGAAGAGATGGCCGCCCTCCGCTTGTCTCCGATCGCCCTCCGCCCCGCCGTCGCCGCAGCTCCTTTCTCCGACTCCTCCTCGCCTGCCCGAGTTTCCTGCTTACTACGCCGCCTCCCCTCCGCCGCCCCCTGCCGCTTAAGGATCCTCTCCCCTTTCCCCCGGCGCCACCGAGGAGGCGGCGCCCTCGGGGCCGTCATGATGGACTCTGCCGCCTCGAGCTACGCGACAGCACTCGCCGAGGTCGCCCATTCGAACGACTCCCTCGAGAAAACTGCAGCCGACGTCGAGAAGTTGGAGCAGGCGTTCGCCGACCCAGCCATCGAATCCTTCTTCTCCAACCCTACCATCCCAGTGGAGCGGAAAGCCGAGGTGGTGAAGGAGATTGCTTCCACCCTCGAGCTCCTCCCCCACACCGCCAACTTCCTCAACATCCTCGTCGACATGCGGCGTATCGACATCTTCAATGAGATCGCCAAGGAGTTCGAGTTGCAATTCAACAAAATCACAAACACGGAGGTCGCCGTCGTCTCCTCGGTGGTGGATTTGGAATCGCAGGACCTTTCCCAGATCACGAAGGTGGTTCAGCAGTTCACCGGGGCCAAGAACGTGAGGATCAAGACGGTGCTCGATCCTTCCCTCATCGCCGGATTCACGATCCGGTACGGGGCAACAGGGTCCAAGTTCATCGACATGAGCGTCAAGAAGCAGATCGATGAGATCGCCACGCAGCTCGATTTCTCCTCCATTTCCTTCTAATTATCAGGTCTACATTTCGGTACTTTTCATTCATCTTCTCCATTTGCACTTCTCCAACAGATTGTGTAAGTATGTATAATATAGGGGAAATACATTATTCCGTCCCTATTGTTTCTGAGTTTTCCCACTTATGTCCCTCAAATGTTTTCGTTCCCATTTATGTCCCTCATAAATCGTTTTCGTTCCCACTTATGTCCCTGTCGTTAACTGGTCCATGAATTTGAGACGGAATCGGCACGTGCTCGTAAAAATCCTCTGCAAACTCAGCGCCACCGCTGGTTCACCTTCGGATCTTGTGAGCGTGACGCTAACGTACGCACTGCCTCACCTGCCGCTAATGTACGCACTGCCTCACCTGCCGTGATAACTTTagcccattatatatatatatatatttatgtgatcaaaaataatttttttttttaatttgatagttGCAAGAGATTGAAAGGATTGGGATGGAATCCCCTTGTTCTTGCCAAGGCGTCTCTGAAATCTCTCGTAATTAAGGCTAAAAATTGGTCGAATTCGGCGCATAAATTCCTGAAGCAGTGCGCCGATTCC contains:
- the LOC121996521 gene encoding ATP synthase subunit delta, chloroplastic-like, whose translation is MAALRLSPIALRPAVAAAPFSDSSSPARVSCLLRRLPSAAPCRLRILSPFPRRHRGGGALGAVMMDSAASSYATALAEVAHSNDSLEKTAADVEKLEQAFADPAIESFFSNPTIPVERKAEVVKEIASTLELLPHTANFLNILVDMRRIDIFNEIAKEFELQFNKITNTEVAVVSSVVDLESQDLSQITKVVQQFTGAKNVRIKTVLDPSLIAGFTIRYGATGSKFIDMSVKKQIDEIATQLDFSSISF